A DNA window from Streptomyces sp. CA-278952 contains the following coding sequences:
- the glmM gene encoding phosphoglucosamine mutase, whose product MGRLFGTDGVRGVANADLTAELALGLSVAAAHVLAEAGTFAGHRPTAVVGRDPRASGEFLEAAVVAGLASAGVDVLRVGVLPTPAVAYLTGSLGADIGVMLSASHNAMPDNGVKFFARGGHKLADELEDRIETVYEQHRTGEPWSRPTGAGVGRVTDYTEGFDRYVAHLIGVLPNRLDGLKVVLDEAHGAAARVSPEAFARAGAEVVTIGADPDGLNINDGCGSTHLELLRAAVVEHGADLGIAHDGDADRCLAVDAAGEEVDGDQILAVLALAMRDAGSLRKDTVVGTVMSNLGFKLAMERENIRLVQTGVGDRYVLESMKAEGFALGGEQSGHVIVLDHATTGDGTLTGLMLAARVAATGRSLAELAGVMQRLPQVLINVPDVDKTRVNTSSELATAVVEAERELGETGRVLLRQSGTEPLVRVMVEAADIEQARAVAGRLADVVKSALG is encoded by the coding sequence GTGGGACGACTCTTCGGTACGGACGGAGTACGCGGTGTCGCCAACGCCGACCTGACGGCCGAGCTCGCGCTCGGCCTCTCGGTCGCGGCGGCGCACGTACTCGCCGAGGCCGGCACCTTCGCGGGCCATCGCCCGACCGCCGTGGTCGGACGTGATCCGCGAGCCTCCGGAGAGTTCCTGGAGGCCGCCGTCGTGGCGGGCCTGGCCAGCGCCGGCGTGGACGTGCTGCGCGTCGGTGTCCTTCCGACGCCCGCCGTGGCGTATCTGACCGGCTCGCTCGGCGCGGACATCGGTGTGATGCTCTCCGCCAGTCACAACGCGATGCCCGACAACGGCGTCAAGTTCTTCGCGCGCGGCGGCCACAAGCTCGCCGACGAGCTGGAGGACCGGATCGAGACGGTCTACGAGCAGCACCGCACCGGTGAGCCGTGGAGCCGTCCGACCGGCGCCGGAGTCGGCCGGGTCACCGACTACACGGAGGGCTTCGACCGGTACGTCGCCCACCTCATCGGCGTCCTGCCCAACCGGCTCGACGGGCTCAAGGTCGTCCTGGACGAGGCGCACGGCGCCGCCGCTCGGGTCTCGCCCGAGGCGTTCGCGCGGGCCGGGGCCGAGGTCGTCACCATCGGGGCGGACCCGGACGGCCTGAACATCAACGACGGCTGCGGCTCCACCCACCTGGAGCTGCTGCGCGCCGCCGTCGTCGAGCACGGGGCCGACCTCGGCATCGCGCACGACGGCGACGCCGACCGCTGCCTCGCCGTGGACGCGGCGGGCGAGGAGGTCGACGGCGACCAGATCCTCGCCGTACTGGCCCTCGCGATGCGGGACGCCGGCTCGCTGCGCAAGGACACCGTCGTCGGCACCGTGATGTCGAACCTCGGCTTCAAGCTGGCCATGGAGCGCGAGAACATCCGGCTGGTCCAGACGGGGGTCGGCGACCGGTACGTCCTGGAGTCGATGAAGGCCGAGGGCTTCGCGCTCGGCGGTGAGCAGTCCGGGCACGTCATCGTCCTGGACCACGCCACGACCGGCGACGGCACGCTGACCGGCCTGATGCTGGCGGCCCGCGTCGCCGCCACCGGCCGGAGTCTCGCCGAGCTGGCCGGGGTCATGCAGCGCCTGCCGCAGGTCCTCATCAACGTCCCCGACGTCGACAAGACCCGGGTGAACACCTCCTCCGAGCTGGCCACCGCGGTCGTCGAGGCGGAGCGCGAGCTGGGCGAGACCGGGCGCGTACTGCTGCGCCAGTCGGGCACGGAGCCGCTGGTGCGGGTCATGGTCGAGGCCGCCGACATCGAGCAGGCGCGGGCGGTCGCGGGCCGGCTGGCCGATGTGGTGAAGTCCGCGCTGGGCTGA
- a CDS encoding DUF389 domain-containing protein, translating to MLHLRLIVPADTTDEVVALLESTVGTAHLVVLPGAARSPAGDVVMCDVAREAGDELIGALRRLGIDRSGSITMENMELTLSDHADRAEQEAPGDGADAVLWEELTEATHEESTFSITYVSFLALATMLAACGVMLDNAVLIVGAMAVGPEFGPLAGISTAVVQRAPRLVARSLWALIGGFALAMLITAGFAWLMDAFGLFNSGMIDKPRPNTGFIWHPDWMSFVVAFLAGVAGTLSLTSAKSGALIGVAISVTTVPAAANAAVAFSYSDYQQTIGSGQQLLANLGGIILAGMLTMLLQKALLRFRRARKPPASTPGASVGV from the coding sequence GTGCTGCACCTGCGTCTGATCGTGCCCGCCGACACCACGGACGAGGTCGTCGCCCTGCTGGAGTCGACCGTCGGCACCGCCCACCTGGTGGTCCTGCCGGGCGCCGCCCGCTCCCCCGCCGGTGACGTGGTGATGTGCGACGTGGCGCGCGAGGCCGGCGACGAGCTGATCGGTGCGCTGCGCCGGCTCGGCATCGACCGGTCCGGGTCGATCACCATGGAGAACATGGAGCTGACGCTCTCCGACCACGCCGACCGGGCGGAGCAGGAGGCCCCGGGCGACGGCGCCGACGCCGTGCTGTGGGAGGAGCTGACGGAGGCGACGCACGAGGAGTCGACGTTCTCCATCACCTACGTCTCCTTCCTCGCCCTCGCCACGATGCTCGCCGCCTGCGGGGTGATGCTCGACAACGCGGTGCTGATCGTGGGCGCGATGGCGGTCGGCCCGGAGTTCGGGCCCCTGGCCGGGATCTCCACGGCCGTGGTGCAACGTGCCCCGCGCCTGGTCGCACGGTCGCTGTGGGCGCTGATCGGCGGGTTCGCGCTGGCGATGCTGATCACCGCGGGCTTCGCCTGGCTGATGGACGCCTTCGGCCTCTTCAACAGCGGGATGATCGACAAGCCCCGGCCCAACACCGGGTTCATCTGGCACCCGGACTGGATGTCGTTCGTGGTGGCGTTCCTCGCGGGCGTCGCCGGGACGCTCTCGCTCACCTCCGCGAAGTCCGGGGCGCTGATCGGGGTGGCGATCTCGGTGACGACCGTCCCGGCCGCCGCCAACGCGGCCGTCGCGTTCAGCTACTCCGACTACCAGCAGACCATCGGCTCCGGGCAGCAACTGCTCGCCAACCTCGGCGGGATCATCCTCGCGGGCATGCTCACGATGTTGCTCCAGAAGGCCCTGCTGAGGTTCCGGCGCGCGCGGAAGCCCCCGGCGAGCACACCGGGGGCCTCGGTGGGGGTGTGA
- the rpsI gene encoding 30S ribosomal protein S9: protein MADTTVETTADDTAGTEGEETFAEVTTFESEVPVEGEYTSESLAGRFGDPQPAAGLGRRKNAIARVRIIPGTGKWKINGRTLEDYFPNKVHQQEVNEPFKVLELDGRYDVVARISGGGVSGQAGALRLGVARSLNEADVDNNRAILKKNGFLSRDDRAVERKKAGLKKARKAPQYSKR from the coding sequence GTGGCCGACACCACTGTTGAGACGACCGCCGACGACACGGCGGGCACCGAGGGCGAAGAGACCTTCGCCGAGGTGACCACCTTCGAGTCCGAGGTCCCCGTCGAGGGTGAGTACACCTCTGAGTCGCTCGCGGGCCGCTTCGGCGACCCGCAGCCCGCGGCCGGCCTCGGCCGTCGCAAGAACGCCATCGCCCGCGTCCGGATCATCCCGGGCACCGGCAAGTGGAAGATCAACGGTCGCACCCTTGAGGACTACTTCCCCAACAAGGTGCACCAGCAGGAAGTCAACGAGCCCTTCAAGGTTCTTGAGCTCGACGGTCGTTACGACGTCGTGGCCCGCATCTCGGGTGGCGGTGTCTCCGGTCAGGCCGGTGCCCTGCGCCTCGGTGTGGCCCGCTCGCTGAACGAGGCGGACGTGGACAACAACCGCGCCATTCTGAAGAAGAACGGCTTCCTCTCCCGCGACGACCGTGCGGTCGAGCGCAAGAAGGCCGGTCTCAAGAAGGCCCGTAAGGCCCCGCAGTACAGCAAGCGCTAA
- a CDS encoding TetR/AcrR family transcriptional regulator — MSPEAETPGRSAGHSGPGRRLRPAKHEAIMTGGREVFARDGYARASIDAIATASETSTRTIYKHFPDKRALFATVIVDSATQVAEVEVALIERHLSTATNAGEVETVLRAFATDWLDDTGEWLAGMAHSAAHRALIGQVQAEAAHLGTEVITQWWQAGPGRVRAELAAVFRRWAEDGLLHIADADRAAVHFSRLVSATPGPPASAVGADERAAWIADGVAVFVRGHRP; from the coding sequence GTGAGCCCAGAGGCAGAGACGCCCGGGCGGTCGGCCGGGCACAGCGGGCCGGGCCGGCGACTGCGGCCGGCCAAGCACGAGGCGATCATGACCGGCGGCCGTGAGGTCTTCGCTCGCGACGGATACGCGCGGGCGAGCATCGACGCCATCGCCACGGCCTCGGAAACCTCGACGCGCACGATCTACAAGCACTTCCCGGACAAGCGCGCGCTGTTCGCCACCGTGATCGTCGACTCCGCCACGCAGGTCGCCGAGGTCGAGGTCGCCCTGATCGAACGTCATCTCTCGACCGCCACGAACGCGGGAGAGGTCGAGACCGTTCTGCGCGCGTTCGCCACCGACTGGCTCGACGACACGGGAGAGTGGCTGGCCGGCATGGCACACTCGGCGGCGCACCGGGCGTTGATCGGTCAGGTCCAGGCCGAGGCCGCCCATCTCGGCACCGAGGTCATCACCCAGTGGTGGCAGGCCGGCCCGGGGCGGGTCCGCGCGGAGCTGGCCGCAGTCTTTCGCCGGTGGGCCGAGGACGGGCTGCTGCACATCGCCGACGCCGACCGTGCCGCGGTCCACTTCTCCCGGCTCGTCTCGGCCACCCCCGGACCGCCGGCGTCAGCGGTCGGCGCGGACGAGCGCGCCGCCTGGATCGCCGACGGCGTCGCGGTGTTCGTCCGCGGGCACCGGCCCTGA
- a CDS encoding NADPH-dependent FMN reductase, with amino-acid sequence MTRLAIVTGSTRAHRRGEAVADWVLATARKAAPEGVEVELVDLADFALPVLDEPASAAWGVYAHEHTKRWSEAIAAFDGYVFVTPEYNHGVPGPLKNAIDYLYAEWNHKAVGFVSYGVNGGVRAVEQLRQIAAELKLADVAAQVALNTFTDFDYTGIDITDPTVTGVFAPDGRHVDDLTTLLDEVTVWSRALAPVRARTTEELTASRS; translated from the coding sequence ATGACGCGTCTCGCGATCGTCACCGGCAGCACCCGCGCCCACCGAAGGGGCGAGGCCGTGGCCGACTGGGTCCTGGCCACCGCCCGGAAGGCCGCCCCCGAGGGGGTGGAGGTGGAGCTGGTCGACCTGGCCGACTTCGCGCTGCCGGTCCTCGACGAACCGGCCTCGGCCGCCTGGGGCGTCTACGCCCACGAACACACCAAGCGGTGGTCGGAGGCGATCGCCGCCTTCGACGGCTACGTGTTCGTGACACCGGAGTACAACCACGGCGTCCCCGGCCCGTTGAAGAACGCCATCGACTACCTCTACGCCGAGTGGAATCACAAGGCCGTCGGGTTCGTCAGCTACGGGGTCAACGGCGGTGTGCGCGCCGTCGAGCAGCTCCGCCAGATCGCCGCCGAGCTCAAACTCGCCGATGTCGCCGCCCAGGTGGCCCTGAACACCTTCACCGACTTCGACTACACCGGCATCGACATCACCGACCCCACGGTCACCGGCGTCTTCGCCCCGGACGGGCGCCACGTCGACGACCTGACGACACTGCTGGACGAGGTCACCGTGTGGAGCCGTGCGCTGGCCCCGGTCCGCGCCCGGACGACCGAAGAACTGACGGCGAGCCGGAGCTGA
- the rplQ gene encoding 50S ribosomal protein L17, which translates to MPRPAKGARLGGSAAHERLLLANLAKSLFEHGRITTTEAKARRLRPVAERLVTKAKKGDIHNRRLVLQTITDKSIVHTLFTEIAPRYENRPGGYTRITKIGNRRGDNAPMAVIELVEALTVAQQATGEAEAATKRAVKEDGLKKDEAPAAESAEDAKPADDAESKDA; encoded by the coding sequence ATGCCGCGTCCCGCAAAGGGTGCCCGTCTGGGCGGCAGCGCCGCGCACGAGCGTCTGCTCCTCGCCAACCTGGCGAAGTCGCTGTTCGAGCACGGCCGCATCACGACGACCGAGGCGAAGGCCCGTCGCCTGCGTCCGGTCGCCGAGCGCCTCGTCACCAAGGCGAAGAAGGGCGACATCCACAACCGTCGCCTGGTGCTCCAGACGATCACGGACAAGAGCATCGTCCACACGCTCTTCACCGAGATCGCTCCCCGATACGAGAACCGCCCCGGTGGTTACACCCGTATCACCAAGATCGGCAACCGTCGTGGCGACAACGCCCCGATGGCGGTCATCGAGCTGGTCGAGGCGCTGACCGTGGCCCAGCAGGCCACTGGTGAGGCCGAGGCCGCGACAAAGCGTGCGGTCAAGGAAGACGGCCTCAAGAAGGACGAGGCCCCCGCGGCCGAGTCCGCCGAGGACGCCAAGCCGGCCGACGACGCGGAGTCGAAGGACGCCTGA
- the rplM gene encoding 50S ribosomal protein L13 — MRTYSPKPGDVTRQWHIIDAQDIVLGRLATTAANLLRGKHKAIYAPHMDMGDFVIIINADKVHLSGNKKTQKMAYRHSGFPGGLRSVRYDELLAKNPEKAVEKAIKGMIPKNTLGRQMISKLKVYAGDQHPHAAQQPVPFEITQVAQ, encoded by the coding sequence GTGCGTACGTACAGCCCCAAGCCCGGCGATGTCACGCGCCAGTGGCACATCATTGACGCTCAGGACATCGTCCTGGGACGTCTGGCCACCACGGCTGCGAACCTCCTCCGAGGCAAGCACAAGGCGATCTACGCCCCCCACATGGACATGGGCGACTTCGTCATCATCATCAACGCCGACAAGGTTCACCTGTCCGGCAACAAGAAGACCCAGAAGATGGCGTACCGCCACTCGGGCTTCCCGGGCGGTCTCCGTTCGGTGCGCTACGACGAGCTTCTCGCGAAGAACCCCGAGAAGGCCGTCGAGAAGGCCATCAAGGGCATGATCCCCAAGAACACCCTGGGTCGTCAGATGATCTCGAAGCTCAAGGTCTACGCGGGCGACCAGCACCCGCACGCTGCTCAGCAGCCGGTCCCGTTCGAGATCACCCAGGTCGCGCAGTAG
- a CDS encoding ABC-F family ATP-binding cassette domain-containing protein yields MGHLEAGHLEYYLPDGRVLLGDASFRVADGAVVALVGANGAGKTTLLRLLAGELQPHGGTVSVSGGLGVMPQFVGSVRDERTVRDLLVSVAQPRIREAAKAVDAAEERILTVDDEAAQMAYAQALSDWAEARGYEAETVWDMCTMAALGVPYEKAQWREVRTLSGGEQKRLVLEALLRGPDEVLLLDEPDNYLDVPGKRWLEGKLKETRKTVLFVSHDRELLSRAAEKIVSVEPSPAGSDVWVHGGGFATYHDARKERFARFEELLRRWQEEHARLKALVLRMRQQAANSPDMANRYHAMQTRFKKFEEAGPPPEPPREQDIRMRLRGGRTGVRAVTCKGLELTGLMKPFDLEIYYGERVAVLGSNGSGKSHFLRLLAGEPVAHTGEWKLGARVVPGHFAQTHAHPELLGKTLVEILWSEHAKDRGGAMSVLRRYELERQGDQPFEKLSGGQQARFQILLLELAGTTALLLDEPTDNLDLESAEALQDGLEVYDGTVMAVTHDRWFAKSFDRYLVFGSDGVVRETTEPVWDERRVQRVR; encoded by the coding sequence ATGGGACATCTCGAAGCAGGCCACCTGGAGTACTACCTACCGGACGGGCGGGTGCTGCTCGGTGACGCCTCGTTCCGGGTGGCCGACGGGGCCGTCGTCGCGCTCGTCGGGGCGAACGGGGCGGGCAAGACGACCTTGCTGCGGCTGCTCGCCGGTGAGCTCCAGCCGCACGGCGGCACGGTGTCGGTGAGTGGCGGGCTCGGCGTGATGCCGCAGTTCGTGGGCTCGGTGCGGGACGAGCGGACGGTGCGGGACCTGTTGGTCTCCGTGGCCCAGCCTCGGATCAGAGAGGCAGCCAAGGCCGTCGACGCGGCCGAGGAACGCATTCTCACCGTCGACGACGAGGCCGCGCAGATGGCGTACGCGCAGGCGCTGAGCGACTGGGCGGAGGCGCGGGGTTACGAGGCCGAGACGGTCTGGGACATGTGCACCATGGCCGCGCTGGGCGTCCCGTACGAGAAGGCGCAGTGGCGCGAGGTCCGCACGCTCAGCGGCGGTGAGCAGAAGCGGCTGGTCCTTGAGGCGCTGCTGCGCGGGCCCGATGAGGTCCTGCTGCTCGATGAACCGGACAACTACCTGGACGTGCCGGGCAAGCGGTGGCTGGAGGGGAAGCTGAAGGAGACCCGTAAGACGGTTCTCTTCGTCTCCCACGACCGGGAGCTGCTGTCCCGCGCCGCCGAGAAAATCGTCAGCGTCGAGCCGAGTCCGGCGGGCAGCGACGTATGGGTGCACGGCGGTGGCTTCGCCACGTACCACGACGCGCGCAAGGAGCGCTTCGCCCGGTTCGAGGAGCTGCTGCGGCGCTGGCAGGAGGAGCACGCCCGGCTGAAGGCGCTCGTCCTGCGGATGCGGCAGCAGGCGGCGAACAGCCCCGACATGGCGAACCGCTACCACGCGATGCAGACGCGCTTCAAGAAGTTCGAAGAGGCCGGCCCTCCGCCGGAGCCGCCGCGCGAGCAGGACATCAGGATGCGGCTGCGCGGCGGGCGGACCGGGGTCCGGGCGGTGACCTGCAAGGGCCTGGAGCTGACCGGGCTGATGAAGCCGTTCGACCTGGAGATCTATTACGGGGAGCGGGTCGCGGTCCTCGGCTCCAACGGGTCGGGCAAGTCGCACTTCCTGCGGCTGCTGGCCGGTGAGCCGGTGGCGCACACGGGGGAGTGGAAGCTCGGGGCGCGGGTCGTGCCCGGGCACTTCGCCCAGACGCACGCGCACCCGGAGCTGCTCGGCAAGACGCTGGTGGAGATCCTCTGGTCCGAGCACGCCAAGGACCGGGGCGGGGCGATGTCGGTGCTGCGGCGCTACGAGCTGGAGCGGCAGGGGGACCAGCCGTTCGAGAAGCTGTCCGGCGGGCAGCAGGCGCGGTTCCAGATCCTGCTCCTGGAGCTGGCCGGCACGACGGCGCTGCTGCTGGACGAGCCCACGGACAACCTGGACCTGGAGTCGGCGGAGGCGTTGCAGGACGGTCTCGAGGTGTACGACGGCACGGTGATGGCCGTGACGCACGACCGGTGGTTCGCGAAGTCCTTCGACCGGTATCTGGTCTTCGGGTCGGACGGGGTCGTGCGGGAGACGACGGAGCCGGTGTGGGACGAGCGGAGGGTTCAGCGGGTGCGGTGA
- the truA gene encoding tRNA pseudouridine(38-40) synthase TruA, translating to MSDEAEPGFVRVRLDLAYDGKDFSGWAKQTSRRTVQGEIEDALRTVTRSAVTYDLTVAGRTDAGVHARGQVAHVDLPEAVWAEHEEKLLRRLAGRLPLDVRIWRAAPAPAGFNARFSALWRRYAYRVGDRPGGVDPLNRGHVLWHDRPLDVDAMNEAAALMVGEHDFAAYCKKREGATTIRTLQKLSWVRDPASGVLTATVQADAFCHNMVRALIGAALFVGDGRRPAGWPAEVLAAKVRDPGVHVVRPHGLTLEEVAYPADALLAARAVEARNVRTLPGAGCC from the coding sequence GTGAGTGACGAGGCGGAGCCCGGTTTCGTACGGGTGCGGCTGGACCTGGCCTACGACGGCAAGGACTTCTCCGGCTGGGCGAAGCAGACCAGCCGGCGCACGGTGCAGGGTGAGATCGAGGACGCGCTGCGGACCGTGACCCGCTCCGCCGTGACGTACGACCTGACGGTGGCCGGCCGGACGGACGCCGGGGTGCACGCGCGTGGCCAGGTGGCCCACGTGGACCTGCCGGAGGCGGTCTGGGCCGAGCACGAGGAGAAGCTGCTGCGACGGCTGGCGGGGCGGCTGCCGCTGGACGTACGGATCTGGCGCGCGGCCCCCGCACCCGCCGGGTTCAACGCCCGGTTCTCCGCGCTGTGGCGGCGGTACGCGTACCGGGTGGGGGACCGGCCCGGCGGCGTCGATCCGCTGAACCGGGGCCATGTGCTGTGGCACGACCGGCCGTTGGACGTGGACGCGATGAACGAGGCGGCCGCGTTGATGGTGGGGGAGCACGACTTCGCCGCGTACTGCAAGAAGCGAGAGGGCGCGACGACCATCCGTACGCTCCAGAAGCTGAGTTGGGTACGGGATCCGGCGTCCGGGGTGCTGACCGCGACCGTGCAGGCGGACGCGTTCTGCCACAACATGGTGCGGGCGCTGATCGGGGCCGCGCTGTTCGTCGGCGACGGGCGGCGGCCGGCCGGCTGGCCCGCCGAGGTGCTCGCCGCGAAGGTGCGCGACCCCGGGGTGCACGTGGTGCGCCCGCACGGGCTGACGCTGGAGGAAGTGGCCTACCCGGCCGACGCGTTGCTGGCGGCCCGTGCCGTGGAGGCGCGGAACGTGCGGACGTTGCCGGGGGCGGGGTGCTGTTAG
- a CDS encoding MFS transporter: MYATPDDPRSRGAGDPGPAGRPSPSAPATLPVILAGFLALPMSMSGAGVAVPRIGADLGAGGAAAQWVVTGYFLTASALMLVAGSLADVLGRRRVYRLGALVYAGGSLAAALAPTIEVLLAARVLTGLGAAGVMASGGALLAAAFTGPARSRAFAAMGATAGLGLALGPSAAGWMVDALGWRLGFGIFTGAGLVLLTGTLAMRESRATTRPRVDIAGASVLAVGLAGLMLAVSQGPSRGWADPLVLAAAGAGVVGLVALVPVERRAVNPVLDLALLRRRRFMGWLLAAAAMAFGYGGVLAFLPSYLQSPVGHTASSTGLIMLLPTVPMMLLPTLAARLVNRGVGPAALIATALLVLSAGNAWLSVLRPDVGIATLIGPLLTVGVGVGLAAGIIDAQAMNQIDSDHAGMAAGMLNTVRGGANALVLALFGAALVGLLTLSLGEAGLAGRVATGNIPTTGAGTLAGHLTDAWRVALLALAALCALAAVITGLLVRTTGSRTGAAGARRPVPARAGTARPGSGPGSRPADR, from the coding sequence ATGTACGCGACACCGGACGACCCTCGGAGCCGAGGCGCGGGCGATCCCGGTCCGGCGGGCAGGCCCTCCCCGTCGGCGCCGGCCACCTTGCCGGTGATCCTGGCCGGGTTCCTCGCGCTGCCGATGTCCATGTCCGGTGCCGGGGTGGCCGTTCCGCGCATCGGTGCCGACCTGGGCGCCGGCGGCGCGGCCGCCCAGTGGGTGGTGACCGGCTACTTCCTGACCGCCTCGGCGCTCATGCTCGTGGCGGGCTCCCTGGCCGACGTGCTCGGGCGGCGTCGCGTCTACCGTCTCGGCGCTCTCGTGTACGCCGGGGGCAGCCTCGCCGCGGCCCTCGCGCCGACCATCGAGGTCCTGCTGGCCGCCCGGGTGCTCACCGGCCTGGGCGCGGCCGGAGTCATGGCCTCCGGGGGAGCGCTCCTGGCCGCGGCTTTCACCGGGCCCGCCCGCTCCCGGGCCTTCGCCGCCATGGGCGCCACCGCGGGCCTCGGCCTGGCGCTGGGGCCATCGGCGGCGGGCTGGATGGTCGACGCCCTCGGATGGCGGCTGGGCTTCGGGATCTTCACCGGCGCCGGACTGGTCCTGCTGACCGGCACCCTGGCGATGCGCGAGTCCCGCGCCACCACCCGGCCGCGCGTCGACATCGCCGGGGCCTCGGTGCTGGCGGTGGGCCTGGCCGGTCTCATGCTCGCCGTTTCCCAGGGGCCCTCCCGGGGCTGGGCCGATCCACTCGTGCTTGCCGCCGCGGGCGCGGGTGTCGTGGGACTCGTCGCGCTGGTCCCGGTGGAGCGCCGTGCGGTCAACCCGGTCCTGGACCTTGCGCTGCTGCGGCGTCGCAGGTTCATGGGGTGGCTGCTGGCCGCGGCCGCCATGGCCTTCGGCTACGGCGGGGTGCTCGCCTTCCTGCCCAGCTATCTGCAGTCGCCGGTCGGCCACACCGCGAGCAGCACCGGGTTGATCATGTTGCTGCCCACCGTGCCCATGATGCTTCTGCCCACTCTCGCCGCCCGGCTGGTCAACCGCGGCGTCGGCCCCGCCGCCCTCATCGCCACGGCGCTGCTGGTGCTCTCCGCGGGCAACGCATGGCTCAGCGTGCTCCGCCCCGATGTCGGCATCGCGACGCTCATCGGGCCGCTGCTGACCGTCGGCGTCGGCGTGGGCCTGGCCGCTGGCATCATCGACGCCCAGGCGATGAACCAGATCGACTCCGACCACGCGGGCATGGCCGCCGGCATGCTCAACACTGTCCGCGGCGGAGCCAACGCCCTCGTCCTCGCCCTCTTCGGCGCGGCCCTGGTCGGCCTGCTCACCCTCTCTCTCGGTGAGGCGGGCCTGGCCGGGCGGGTGGCCACCGGCAACATCCCCACGACCGGCGCGGGCACCCTCGCCGGCCACCTCACCGACGCCTGGCGGGTCGCCCTGCTCGCCCTGGCCGCCCTGTGCGCGCTCGCAGCCGTCATCACCGGGCTGCTCGTACGGACCACCGGCTCCCGGACCGGTGCGGCGGGTGCGCGTCGCCCGGTCCCGGCACGTGCCGGGACCGCCCGACCCGGATCCGGTCCCGGGTCGCGTCCCGCCGACAGGTGA
- the coaA gene encoding type I pantothenate kinase produces the protein MITSPARSPHRRTEHAPTPYVDLSRDEWSALRDKTPLPLTAEEVERLRGLGDVIDLDEVRDVYLPLSRLLNLYVQATSGLRGALNTFLGDAGNGHGAQRGTPFVIGVAGSVAVGKSTSARILQALLARWPEHPRVELVTTDGFLLPMKELKARGLTSRKGFPESYDRRALTRFVADIKAGKDEVTAPVYSHLIYDIVPGERLTVRRPDILIVEGLNVLQPALPGSDGRTRVGLADYFDFSVYVDARAEDIETWYLNRFRKLRATAFQDPSSYFRKYTQVSEEEALDYARTMWRTINKPNLLENVAPTRGRATLVLRKGPDHKVQKLSLRKL, from the coding sequence GTGATCACCTCACCCGCACGGAGCCCCCACCGTCGCACCGAGCACGCGCCGACCCCCTACGTCGACCTCTCGCGCGACGAGTGGAGCGCGCTGCGGGACAAGACCCCGCTGCCACTGACCGCCGAAGAGGTGGAGCGGCTGCGGGGGCTCGGGGACGTCATCGACCTGGACGAGGTGCGGGACGTCTATCTGCCGCTCTCCCGGCTGCTCAACCTGTACGTCCAGGCCACCTCCGGGCTGCGCGGCGCGCTGAACACCTTCCTCGGGGACGCCGGGAACGGGCACGGGGCGCAGCGCGGCACCCCGTTCGTCATAGGGGTCGCGGGCAGCGTCGCCGTCGGGAAGTCCACCAGCGCCCGTATCCTCCAGGCGCTGCTGGCCCGCTGGCCCGAGCACCCGCGCGTCGAGCTGGTGACCACGGACGGCTTCCTGCTGCCGATGAAGGAGCTCAAGGCGCGCGGGCTGACCTCCCGCAAGGGGTTCCCGGAGTCCTACGACCGGCGCGCCCTGACCCGCTTCGTCGCCGACATCAAGGCGGGCAAGGACGAGGTGACCGCACCCGTCTACTCGCACCTGATCTACGACATCGTCCCCGGCGAACGGCTCACCGTGCGCCGCCCCGACATCCTCATCGTCGAGGGCCTCAACGTCCTCCAGCCCGCACTGCCCGGCAGCGACGGCCGCACCAGGGTCGGGCTCGCCGACTACTTCGACTTCAGCGTGTACGTGGACGCACGGGCCGAGGACATCGAGACCTGGTACCTGAACCGTTTCCGCAAGCTGCGCGCCACCGCGTTCCAGGACCCGTCCTCGTACTTCCGCAAGTACACCCAGGTCTCCGAGGAGGAGGCGCTGGACTACGCGCGCACCATGTGGCGGACCATCAACAAGCCGAATCTGCTGGAGAACGTGGCTCCGACGCGCGGCCGTGCCACCCTGGTGCTCCGCAAGGGGCCGGACCACAAGGTCCAGAAGCTGTCCCTGCGCAAGCTCTGA